aattctttTAAGGACTTTAAGCTATGTTTGATTTCCTTTTCAACAAAAAAAGTACAATGGTATTTTGATAATGCTATCAAGACCACCCTTTCAGTAAATTATGATCTTGCATGACATTATAAGTTATAGTCTgagaattactaaattctctgCTATTTTAATGTTTATATTGTTTTCCAGCTATTTTTTGTTTGTGTTTTGGTTCTTcaaaattgaaaattttcaaTGACTAATGAGCAAGATGGTTGCGGTTTGCTTGCTTAGATGTATTCTTCCACTTGTCCAACAGGACACAACGGTACCATAAATGGACAAGGTCAAGCATGGTGGACAAAATATCTCAAAAGACTTCTCAACAACACTAGAGGGCCTCTTGTGCAGATCATGTGGTCCAAAGACATAATTATTTCAAACATAACTCTGCGCAATTCTCCTTTCTGGACGCTCCATCCCTTCGACTGCAAGAATGTAACTGTCACAAATGTTACCATCTTGGCTCCTGTTACTGGAGCTCCAAACACAGATGGAATAGATCCAGGTAAGTGTGCACTTTAAGGCTTTAACacctttatttttctcaatatGATGCAAGCAGCCATTTGCAGAGATTGACacatatatttggtttcttggaaGCTTTGGAAGTCAGGCATATGCTTGTACATCTAGTTTACGCTATTATATACTTAGTTTTTCTTGAAGGTTCTTAAATGGGTTTGGTAAGTTGACAGAATATGACCCCACGCCAGGATGCTGTCTTCTTGTCAACCAAACATTTTTCAATTCCGCTCCCGCCCGCccgccccccttcttttcccttttctacGATGCATGCTTTGCAAGCTTCTCTGATTCATGTTTGGAGAAAACCCATTACGTTGATAACTTGTATATCTACTATTTGATGGATAAATTTAGTTCGCACTGTTTAGGAATTCTTTGatagctttttctttctctattgTTCAGTCTATCAAGTCCTTATTGCTGCTCATGATATATGCAGATTCATGTGAGGATATGGTGATAGAGAACTGTTACATATGCGTAGGTGATGATGGAATAGCCATAAAGAGTGGTTGGGATCAGTATGGAATTGCATATGGGCGTCCATCTACTAACATTTTAATCCGCAATCTCACTGTTCGCTCTGTGGTGAGGTGAGCCTCTTTTTTTGGGATTATTTTGCATCGTTTTACACATTAGGCTTTTTATGTATTTATGATTGTTTAGTTGCAAATCGGATAGCATGATTTATCTAGGCTTCTTGATGATTCTGCACCTGTAACCTTgaatcctttagttgcaagtgcGAATtcgaattttgaagaaaggaacTGGAGTCCCAAAACTCGAACAAGCCATGGAAAACTTCCAGTCAATCAGCTGCTGAAAGTGCTGATGATTACTGTTTGAAGATGGACTCGGAGTCTGAAAACTTTAAACTTTTTGTGCTTGGATGTAATATCAAAGACATGGTCTTTAAAATGTCAAAAGAAAGTTTTAGAGCTCCTTCACTCCAGATTGCATATCCCAAACCTCACCAAGTCCACAACTCCGTCACCTGAAGTCCAGATTGTCCATGGCTTTGAAATTTTTCAATGAAGTTTGTGAATTTCATAAACCATTTAGGAATCAAGGTCTATTTCACAGAATCATTCAACTGGTTGTCATCTCATGATTTATTGATAATTTTTTGCAAAAGACACAGAATAATGTGCATATTTTTTCATGCACAATTTACCATCTATATGTAGTCCATCACTCATTTCTTATACCATTCACCATTTTTACATATCTCCTTGTATTGTTGCCGGCATCTTCAATCTTGAAGACTGTTCTTCAAGTTCCTCTGGTGAACTAGCAGTATAGCCACATGGCTACTTTTCTTAGGCATAACTCAGGGATCAACATATTCCACATCAGCCCTGACTCGGCAAACAAAATTATCCCATCcacctctccttttttttgataaagaaaataaagaaatcgCTATGTTTTACATTCTCAACACAGTTTTCTTCATAACTGCCTGCTACTGCTGGCAGACGCACTGCATGTCATGTGGGTTGTAGGGCAGGATTGTAGCCCCCTGAATTGAAATACCTTTTCGTACAATTTGGTTGCAAATTTCAACCTGTTTTTTTTGGCGGTTTTTCCAGCATTTTCCAATATACCTAATGCGAGGGCAGTAGAAGACCTTATCCATTGTTATTATGTGAGAAGCAGCAGTAAATGCAATTCAGTTTGGTTATCAAGACCTAATTTGGAGTTGCGCTGTTGCATTTCTAACTGCTGTTTTAAGAAATTAAAGATTTTTCTCTGCTGAACTCATGGATCAATTGCATTAGAATTTCAGCCACTTCCTACTCTAAATTAGACTATTTTTATTGCACAGTGCTGGAGTATCAATAGGCAGTGAGATGTCTGGAGGTGTTTCAAATGTTACCGTGGAAAACCTTAATGTCTGGGAGTCAAGGCGGGGCATCAGAATAAAGACTGCCCCTGGGAGGGGGGGCTACATCCGCAACATATCCTACCACAACGTGACCCTTGATAATGTCCGTGTTGGCATCGTGATTAAGACTGACTATAATGAGCACCCTGATAAAGGCTTTGATCCCAGGGCTGTTCCCCTTATCGAGAACATATCCTTCAGTCAGATTCACGGACAGGGAGTCCGCGTCCCAGTTCGGATCCATGGCAGTGAGGACATCCCGGTCAAGCGTGTCAGCTTCCGTAACATGTCAGTGGGTATAACTTACAAGAAGAAGCACATCTTCCAGTGCTCGTTTGTTCAGGGACGTGTGATTGGGTCCATCTTCCCTGCGCCATGTGAGAACCTCGACGTTTACGATGAGCAGGGGCAGCTGGTGAGGCGATCAGTGTCACAGAACAGCACCGACGTTGACTATGATATTTGAAAAAATTTGTCAAGCATCTACTGCCAagttttacttctcccccttgtTTTTGTTTTCCCTTTTCTGGGGGGCTTGTACATACAGAGTTCTCattggttatttatatttttggaaTGTCAAGAAATAAGCATGGTCATTTCATGGTCTTGCAGCAGGTTGTTCTCTGCCCTCAAAATTCTTGAATAGTTAATTTTATAGATGATATTCACAGCAGAGAACTTACAGGATTTGAAGCTGAAATTTGGAAGTGCAGGAGAGATTCTCTTATTCCTTGTATTTGTATTTCCTCCAACCAATGAAAGGATACCTGGTTGTATCATAGTTTCAATTTGCAAATGGCAAGTACTTCAATAGTATAGCTGTTTTTGTGCTGCTCTAATGGTCGTGAACATAATATATAAAATGCCTGATGTAGCAGTATATGTTAAGCAACTGGAATTTGACAGTATGATAATTGTAAAGTATGAAGTAGAAGTCTGAATATTGGCATTCAGTTGTGAACTTAATGTCCAAAACTTAAAACTGTAAAATAAGTGCATCTTTTGCCCTTTCTAAGCTGTCATGTAATTATACATAAAAAGGCTGCAATAATAGTTTTTGAGAAAAATGatactttttttttggcttcataaTTGTTTATAATCATCAACATGACATTTATGACAGTTCTATCGACAGTTGTTGCTCATATTGTGATCCAGTCCCTCTGTCCTATTGATCATTTGAGAGATTTTAAATTTTCAGCTTTTTACCAGGACAATCGGAATCCTCAAGTTATATTTGAAGAAGTAATACAATTGTTCATGCTGCTGGCATAAATGATTTGAAGATGTTCAATTAACTTCTCCATATGTTATTGAGTACAGCATTTGTTTTTTCAAAATTGGAGAATTTTTTTTGCAAATTTACAGTTTGaagatcaaaagattaaatttgcAAGACAGCCGAAAATTAAGTGCTTGGCATGGAATTTACTATTTTACTAGCATCgataatttttaaatgctttaCACATGTTATGGGGGCTATCTAAATAGCATGCTAATCCATCGTCGGGTAACTAGCCCCTCTTAATTCCTTGTTTGCCCTTTTTAATAATGACTTGTGGACTTGAAAATTAACAATTAGCTAAGGATCACAGCATATCCTGCACTAGGACTAAAAATTGAATCCAGGAATGTTTTGAATACCACTGCAGCTGCTTTCCATTTGCATATCAGATATAACTATCACAATCAGAAACCCGGGCATTTCTGTTTGTTTAATCCGATAAGTTCATTGCTTCTATTTTGATTGGATGACTGATGTTAACTCATAACCCTAAAATCTCATCCCAGCTATGGTTTTGTGAATCACTATTTTCCAAATGTTCCTTCTAGGGATTGATTCAAGTAAACAAACATTTCTGAACTTTTCTTCCTGACTATATATGGATGACTTTGAGATGTTATGGTTGGTAATTCACTGCACTAAGCCATGACCCTTCATACAATATGCCGAGCTAATTATATCAGCAAAACCTAATTAACTGTATATTGGAAAAATGAGAATAGCACCAACATCCGTTTCTCTTTGGAACATCTCGGGAAATAACTGAGAGCCAAAATTGCTAGGGCTAAGGGGGCAGTTGGTCTTTTATGACCTGAGCGTTAGTTCAATGGTTTATGGCTGTACCCCTTCAGTCTAAATGGTAGGTCCAAGTTCAAGTATTAAGTGATGTTATTCCCCAAGAATTTGTTCCAAATGGGGAGCATTTTGTACTTAAATGCAGGAGGGAAATCTTAGATGAGACCCCTTCCTAGCCTATcataaaaagagagaagaaagaaggagccTTTTGGCTAGGTTGTGTAATAAGTATTAAACGAGGGTATATTTTTAGTAGGCTAAAATTGCATGCAATTAGAAAAACATGAAAAAGATGAATTTAAGCTACCGCAAAGCTAAGCCATCAAAATTTTTACCTATCATTGCTGTCATACTCTAAAA
This portion of the Phoenix dactylifera cultivar Barhee BC4 chromosome 11, palm_55x_up_171113_PBpolish2nd_filt_p, whole genome shotgun sequence genome encodes:
- the LOC103703302 gene encoding probable polygalacturonase encodes the protein MFSFHKLRRWLPGFFSTHRTLFLVLWIVGFATVFLWQSSSVDGIRFFRRALPVVAAPKLRPVSYNITDFGGVGDGVTLNTEAFERAVAAIARLGRRGGGQLNVPPGVWLTAPFNLTSHMTLFLAEGAEIRGIEDERYWPLMPPLPSYGFGREQKGPRYGSLIHGQNLKDLVITGHNGTINGQGQAWWTKYLKRLLNNTRGPLVQIMWSKDIIISNITLRNSPFWTLHPFDCKNVTVTNVTILAPVTGAPNTDGIDPDSCEDMVIENCYICVGDDGIAIKSGWDQYGIAYGRPSTNILIRNLTVRSVVSAGVSIGSEMSGGVSNVTVENLNVWESRRGIRIKTAPGRGGYIRNISYHNVTLDNVRVGIVIKTDYNEHPDKGFDPRAVPLIENISFSQIHGQGVRVPVRIHGSEDIPVKRVSFRNMSVGITYKKKHIFQCSFVQGRVIGSIFPAPCENLDVYDEQGQLVRRSVSQNSTDVDYDI